From the genome of Propionispora hippei DSM 15287, one region includes:
- a CDS encoding class II aldolase/adducin family protein: MLEELKKQVVAYALQADRSGLCKHRAGNFSVRDPESGYVCITPTGADREELSYHDIVVLDLAARVVEAETGLRPTSETLMHLAVYQARQDVHAIAHTHSRYATTFAVLKKEIPAIVYEVAGLGCKEGYIPVAPYGRPGTPELAQSVVAPLAIADVALMESHGVIAVDKILKEALLKAHYVEELAEIYYRTLMLNQGKEPPVVPLGELQNWEYPRQIQLLKK, encoded by the coding sequence ATGTTGGAAGAGTTGAAAAAGCAGGTTGTTGCGTATGCCTTACAGGCCGATCGTTCCGGGTTATGCAAGCACCGGGCCGGTAATTTTAGTGTGCGGGACCCTGAAAGCGGCTATGTCTGTATTACACCGACAGGAGCAGACCGGGAAGAATTAAGCTATCATGACATTGTCGTCCTCGATTTGGCGGCCCGTGTGGTAGAGGCGGAAACGGGGCTGCGCCCGACCAGCGAGACGCTCATGCACCTTGCCGTTTATCAAGCCAGGCAGGATGTCCATGCCATAGCCCATACCCATTCCCGCTATGCTACCACCTTTGCCGTGTTAAAAAAGGAAATTCCGGCGATCGTTTATGAGGTGGCCGGGCTGGGCTGTAAGGAAGGGTATATTCCTGTGGCGCCGTACGGCAGGCCCGGCACACCGGAGCTGGCGCAAAGCGTGGTGGCGCCGCTGGCCATTGCCGATGTGGCATTGATGGAAAGCCACGGTGTTATTGCGGTAGACAAAATACTGAAGGAAGCCCTGCTGAAAGCCCATTATGTGGAGGAGCTGGCAGAGATTTATTACCGGACGCTTATGCTCAATCAGGGCAAGGAACCACCGGTAGTACCGCTGGGCGAATTGCAGAACTGGGAATATCCGCGGCAAATTCAGCTATTAAAAAAGTGA